From bacterium:
ACCGTCTCGGCATGTCCGTAGACCTCTTTCAGCTGTTGCCGCAACCGGGCCCGGCCGCGGTGGAGATAGACCCGCACGGTGTTGAGCGGTACGCCGAGCACGCCGGCGATCTCGTGGTATTTCATGCCCTGGATCTCGCGCCAGATCCCAGATCCAGATCAGGTTCCACCCACTTCGGTCACGGAGGCGATGGCAGCAAGACGAGGGCCGTGTCTTCGGCAACGATC
This genomic window contains:
- a CDS encoding RNA polymerase subunit sigma; protein product: MKYHEIAGVLGVPLNTVRVYLHRGRARLRQQLKEVYGHAETV